The following proteins are encoded in a genomic region of Thermococcus pacificus:
- a CDS encoding HEPN domain-containing protein, which yields MHYEEVETLLRRSEDYLELANSAFESEKYDAAIFLAEQALQLHIKALLIKYADLRIRSHSLRELLYRLGQVFKLEDRIEEFIRANRKLLRELEDAYIETRYEARVYYREDAEELIEFVARVMDFVEGLADEFERGSNLQDD from the coding sequence CAGAGGATTACCTGGAACTTGCGAATTCCGCCTTTGAAAGTGAGAAATACGACGCTGCAATATTCCTCGCGGAACAGGCCCTTCAGCTCCACATAAAAGCCCTCTTAATCAAATATGCCGACCTGAGGATAAGGAGCCATTCACTGAGAGAGCTTTTGTATCGCCTTGGACAGGTCTTTAAACTGGAAGACCGCATCGAGGAGTTCATAAGGGCTAACAGGAAGCTCCTGCGGGAGCTTGAGGACGCTTACATCGAAACAAGATACGAGGCAAGGGTTTACTATAGGGAAGATGCAGAAGAACTCATCGAGTTCGTTGCCAGAGTTATGGACTTCGTGGAGGGCCTGGCTGATGAGTTCGAGAGAGGCAGTAATCTCCAGGATGATTGA